The Pseudolabrys sp. FHR47 genome contains a region encoding:
- a CDS encoding TetR/AcrR family transcriptional regulator: MRHPNQQRQSDRRAEILDAAERCFARSGFHRASMQDICAEAAMSPGNLYRYFPSKEALISGICERNRADAVDSFDQVKDAPDFFEALAGLAQYHLVDRTDAEVSICAEIMAESRRHPDIAKIYQTIEDEVRDRIAAMLSHAAERGEIRNDVDIDAVAGLLLAIGDGMSWRRSVDAKFSAEASLPLVLKMVHGLLAPPKAANGNRSRNGMKS; encoded by the coding sequence ATGCGCCATCCGAACCAGCAGCGGCAGTCGGACCGTCGCGCTGAAATTCTCGACGCCGCCGAGCGCTGCTTTGCCCGATCGGGATTTCATCGGGCGTCGATGCAGGACATCTGCGCGGAAGCGGCGATGAGTCCCGGTAACCTCTACCGCTACTTTCCGTCGAAAGAGGCGCTGATCTCCGGCATTTGCGAGCGCAACCGGGCCGACGCGGTGGACAGCTTCGATCAGGTTAAGGACGCGCCCGACTTCTTCGAGGCGCTTGCCGGCCTTGCTCAATATCACCTCGTGGACCGCACCGATGCCGAGGTGTCGATCTGTGCGGAGATCATGGCCGAGAGCCGCCGTCATCCGGACATCGCCAAAATCTACCAGACCATCGAGGATGAGGTCCGCGATCGGATCGCGGCGATGCTCTCGCACGCCGCCGAACGTGGTGAAATCCGCAACGACGTCGATATCGATGCCGTCGCCGGTCTCCTGCTCGCGATCGGCGACGGCATGTCGTGGCGGCGCTCGGTCGACGCGAAATTCAGCGCCGAGGCGTCGCTGCCGCTTGTTCTCAAAATGGTGCATGGTCTGCTGGCGCCGCCCAAGGCTGCGAACGGCAACCGATCCAGGAACGGTATGAAATCATGA
- the crcB gene encoding fluoride efflux transporter CrcB — MAYLMVFIGGGIGAALRHGVNLGTARLFGTSFPYGTLTVNIVGCLVMGLLTGYFAFKGDVGQHWRLFMTTGILGGFTTFSAFSLDVALLYERGEIGLAATYILASVVVSLVAVFAGLALMRSLT; from the coding sequence ATGGCCTATCTGATGGTTTTCATCGGCGGCGGCATCGGTGCGGCGTTGCGCCACGGCGTCAATCTCGGCACGGCCCGGCTGTTCGGGACGTCGTTCCCTTACGGAACCCTCACCGTGAATATCGTGGGCTGTCTGGTGATGGGGCTGCTGACCGGCTATTTCGCCTTCAAGGGCGATGTCGGCCAGCACTGGCGCTTGTTCATGACGACCGGCATTCTCGGCGGTTTCACGACGTTTTCAGCGTTCTCGCTCGATGTCGCCCTGCTCTACGAACGCGGCGAAATCGGCCTCGCGGCAACTTATATCCTCGCCTCGGTGGTGGTTTCGCTGGTTGCGGTTTTTGCCGGGCTCGCGCTGATGCGCAGCCTGACGTGA
- a CDS encoding regulator codes for MAKTKTTAAPALWTPGDWNAFFGFGTNILVNMLVLTGLLRFVLKMPDAIVFGRILPAMGLMMCLSTFYYAYLAYSLAKKTGRTDVCALPSGISVPHMFIVTFVIMLPITISTGDPIKGWEAGLVWVFFQSFILMIGGFIAPIIRKITPRAALLGTLAGVSIAFISMRPALEMFMTPVIGLTCFAIILVSWFGGYKYPKGIPAGLVAIGVGMLIAWGSTLFGLNIGGVSVAGVGAAFANFGFSVPLPAFGHVFSGFDYLAIILVTAIPYGIYDLVEAMDNVESAEAAGDTYPTTRVLTADGVVSLIGCLMGNPFINAVYIGHPGWKAMGGRIGYSAATGLMVIVLSWFGVISLMLAIVPVVAISPILLYIGMLICAQAFQTTPREHAPAIALAITPHLAAWATVLLSGALGAAGMNFGAQHAPDFVGKMAQNGVLAHGLELMGGGSILVGLVLGAIGVFVIEKKFANAAGFALAGAVLTYFGFMHGEAIGIGKGFGVQPQITLAYLIVAGFLFALSRQPAEARVPKAAVPAE; via the coding sequence ATGGCCAAGACCAAGACCACGGCGGCGCCGGCATTGTGGACGCCCGGCGACTGGAATGCCTTCTTCGGCTTCGGCACCAATATTCTGGTCAACATGCTGGTGCTCACCGGCCTGTTGCGCTTCGTGCTGAAGATGCCGGACGCCATCGTGTTCGGCCGCATCTTGCCGGCGATGGGCCTGATGATGTGCCTGTCGACCTTCTACTACGCCTATCTGGCCTACAGCCTGGCGAAGAAGACCGGACGCACCGATGTCTGCGCGCTGCCGTCGGGCATCAGCGTGCCGCATATGTTCATCGTCACCTTCGTGATCATGCTGCCGATCACCATCTCGACCGGCGATCCCATCAAGGGCTGGGAGGCGGGCCTCGTCTGGGTGTTCTTCCAGAGCTTCATCCTGATGATCGGCGGCTTCATCGCGCCCATCATTCGCAAGATCACGCCGCGCGCCGCGCTGCTCGGCACGCTCGCCGGCGTTTCCATCGCCTTCATCTCGATGCGCCCGGCGCTGGAAATGTTCATGACCCCGGTGATCGGGCTGACCTGCTTCGCCATCATCCTGGTGAGCTGGTTCGGCGGCTACAAATATCCCAAGGGCATTCCGGCGGGGCTCGTGGCCATCGGCGTCGGCATGCTGATCGCCTGGGGCTCGACCTTGTTCGGGCTCAATATCGGCGGCGTCAGCGTCGCCGGCGTCGGCGCGGCCTTCGCTAATTTCGGTTTCTCGGTGCCGCTGCCGGCTTTCGGTCACGTCTTCTCCGGCTTTGATTATCTCGCCATCATCCTCGTCACCGCCATTCCTTACGGCATCTACGATCTGGTCGAGGCGATGGACAATGTCGAAAGCGCCGAAGCCGCGGGCGACACCTATCCGACCACGCGCGTGCTCACTGCCGACGGCGTCGTCAGCCTGATCGGCTGCCTGATGGGCAATCCCTTCATCAACGCCGTCTATATCGGTCATCCCGGCTGGAAGGCGATGGGCGGCCGCATCGGCTATTCGGCGGCGACTGGCCTGATGGTGATCGTGCTGTCCTGGTTCGGTGTCATCTCATTGATGCTCGCCATCGTGCCGGTGGTCGCGATCTCGCCGATCCTTTTGTACATCGGCATGCTGATCTGCGCGCAGGCGTTCCAGACCACGCCGCGCGAACATGCGCCGGCCATTGCGCTCGCCATCACGCCGCATCTCGCGGCCTGGGCGACCGTGCTGCTGTCCGGCGCGTTAGGGGCCGCGGGCATGAATTTCGGTGCGCAGCACGCGCCCGACTTCGTCGGCAAGATGGCGCAGAACGGCGTGCTGGCGCACGGCCTCGAACTGATGGGCGGCGGCTCGATCCTGGTCGGGCTGGTGCTGGGCGCCATCGGCGTCTTTGTCATCGAGAAGAAATTCGCCAATGCGGCGGGCTTTGCGCTGGCCGGCGCGGTGCTGACCTATTTCGGCTTCATGCACGGCGAAGCGATCGGCATCGGCAAGGGATTCGGCGTGCAGCCGCAGATCACGCTCGCTTATCTGATCGTCGCTGGCTTCCTGTTCGCGCTGTCGCGGCAGCCGGCCGAGG
- a CDS encoding cysteine hydrolase family protein, whose protein sequence is MVTRIAAEPASIDIDLARTALIIIDMQRDFLEPGGFGETLGNDVSLLNAAVAPCKAVLSAARGAGMLVIHTREGHSPDMHDAPPAKVERGSPSKRIGDPGPMGRILIQGEAGHDIIDALYPVPGEPVVDKPGKGAFYATNLGLILTNRGIENLLVAGVTTEVCVNTTVREANDRGYRCIVLSDCCASYFPEFHEAGLAMIKAQGGIFGWVTGSQQLLKAMAA, encoded by the coding sequence TTGGTCACCCGGATTGCCGCCGAGCCCGCGTCGATCGACATCGATCTGGCGCGCACAGCGCTGATCATCATCGACATGCAGCGCGACTTTCTGGAGCCGGGCGGCTTCGGCGAGACGCTCGGCAATGACGTGTCGCTGCTGAATGCCGCGGTGGCGCCCTGCAAGGCGGTGCTTTCAGCCGCGCGCGGCGCCGGCATGTTGGTCATTCACACCCGCGAAGGCCATAGCCCCGATATGCATGATGCGCCGCCGGCCAAGGTCGAGCGCGGCTCGCCGAGTAAACGCATTGGCGATCCCGGCCCGATGGGCCGCATCCTCATTCAAGGCGAAGCCGGCCACGACATTATCGACGCACTTTATCCGGTTCCCGGTGAGCCGGTGGTCGACAAGCCCGGCAAGGGCGCGTTCTACGCCACCAATCTCGGGCTGATCCTCACCAATCGCGGCATCGAGAATCTGCTGGTGGCCGGCGTCACCACCGAAGTCTGCGTCAACACCACGGTGCGCGAGGCCAATGATCGCGGCTACCGCTGCATCGTTCTGTCGGACTGCTGCGCTTCCTACTTTCCGGAATTTCACGAAGCCGGCCTCGCCATGATCAAGGCGCAGGGCGGCATTTTCGGCTGGGTCACGGGTTCGCAGCAATTGCTCAAGGCGATGGCGGCTTAA
- a CDS encoding DUF3297 family protein — translation MSKTDNTTPTSAADALPDRLSTDPRSPYFNADILSRDIGIRFKGIEKTNVEEYCVSEGWIRVAAGKALDRYGQPLTIKLTGTVEPYFRDKA, via the coding sequence ATGTCCAAGACCGATAACACAACCCCGACCTCCGCTGCCGATGCGCTGCCCGACCGCCTGTCGACCGACCCGCGCAGCCCTTACTTCAACGCCGACATCCTGTCGCGCGACATCGGCATCCGCTTCAAGGGCATCGAGAAGACCAATGTCGAGGAGTACTGCGTCAGCGAAGGCTGGATCCGCGTCGCCGCCGGCAAGGCGCTCGACCGCTATGGCCAGCCGCTGACCATCAAGCTCACCGGCACGGTTGAACCCTACTTCCGCGATAAGGCCTAA
- a CDS encoding efflux RND transporter permease subunit: protein MSTFINYAISHARLTLATLAFLLVAGLIAYQTIPKEAEPDVKVPIIYVQLTQRGISPEDAERLLIRPVETQLKSVTNVKEMRATGYEGGGYVLLEFEAGFNSDAALADVRAKVDQAKRDLPRDADEPSVQEVNLSLYPVLVVTLAGSVPERTLLRIAREAKNQIEQQPGVLKAELRGARDEAVEVVAEPMLMKSYGISIDQLIQVTQQSNSLIAAGALESATGRFAVKVPGLIERPQDMLNIPIASTAGASVSLGDIATVRPTFKDATSVTRVNGQPAMAIEVSKRTGANLIETVDAVKKQVAVMQKIWPEGVEVGFTQDKSKIIRQMLADLQNSVATGVLLVAVIILFALGFRASLFIGIAIPASFLAGVLGLQLAGLTVNIVVLFSLILAVGMLVDDAIIVSEYAERRMSEGMPPKEAYAQAAVRMSGPVIAATATRVAAFSPLLFWPGIVGEFMKYMPITLIATLSASLAVALFFTPTLGALLGRASPVPHDDRASDKGLYMRTVRFALHRPVLILGLAVGLLVVVIGAYGKLGNGVEFFPSVEPDYGQVIVHARGNLSLEEKDKTLAQVEKTVLATDGLATVYTRVGEQPRGSSEITEDTIGVIQFEFADWQKRLPAHAIMDQIRERTQSIPGVLIEVTAPRAGPPTGKPIQVQLAALDPAKLPAAAKMVAEALSKMPEVRDLDDGLPLPGIDWKINVNKTEAAKYGAGLTAVGNAVQLVTNGVKVTEYRPSDNDKAVDIIVRFPEDRRSLDEIDELRVQTQAGYVPIGNFVERVPAQRVGYINRVNANRVMTVSSNIADGVQNAVVQKKIIDTLGSMKLGDGVTFKLKGEDEEREKAGAFLGKAFGTALFLIFAILLAQFNRFISVGLVLSAVVLSTIGVLLGLMIMGQPFGVVMTGIGVIANAGVIVNNNIVLIDTYDRLRREGQNAYEAILETCRERARPVVLTAVTAILGVLPIAFGVNLEFVNREITIGAPATQWWISLSTAIVFGLGFATVLTLIVTPAALMAIANLAEKRDRWRERRAARRLAKQGMPAE from the coding sequence ATGTCCACCTTCATCAACTACGCCATCTCGCATGCGCGCCTGACCCTGGCGACGCTCGCCTTTTTGTTGGTCGCGGGCCTCATCGCCTACCAGACCATCCCGAAAGAGGCCGAGCCCGACGTTAAGGTGCCGATTATCTATGTGCAGTTGACGCAGCGCGGCATCAGCCCCGAAGACGCCGAGCGCCTATTGATCCGCCCGGTCGAGACGCAGCTCAAGTCGGTGACCAACGTCAAGGAAATGCGCGCCACCGGCTATGAAGGCGGCGGTTATGTGCTCCTCGAGTTCGAGGCCGGCTTCAATTCCGACGCCGCGCTCGCCGATGTGCGCGCCAAGGTCGATCAGGCCAAGCGCGATCTGCCGCGCGACGCCGACGAACCGTCGGTGCAGGAAGTCAACCTGTCGCTCTATCCGGTGCTCGTGGTGACTTTGGCCGGCAGCGTCCCGGAACGTACCCTGCTGCGCATCGCGCGCGAGGCCAAGAATCAGATCGAGCAGCAGCCGGGTGTGCTCAAGGCGGAACTGCGCGGCGCGCGAGACGAGGCCGTCGAGGTCGTCGCCGAGCCGATGCTGATGAAGAGCTATGGCATTTCGATCGACCAGCTCATTCAGGTGACGCAGCAGTCCAACAGCCTGATCGCGGCCGGTGCGCTGGAAAGCGCGACCGGCCGTTTTGCCGTCAAGGTGCCGGGTCTGATCGAGCGGCCGCAGGACATGCTCAATATCCCCATCGCCTCGACCGCCGGTGCATCGGTGTCGCTCGGCGATATCGCCACCGTGCGCCCGACCTTCAAGGACGCGACCTCGGTGACGCGCGTCAACGGCCAGCCGGCCATGGCGATCGAAGTCTCCAAGCGCACTGGCGCCAACCTGATCGAAACCGTCGATGCGGTGAAGAAACAGGTCGCCGTGATGCAGAAGATATGGCCCGAAGGCGTCGAAGTCGGCTTCACCCAGGACAAATCCAAAATTATCCGCCAGATGCTGGCCGACCTGCAAAACTCTGTTGCCACAGGCGTGCTGCTGGTCGCCGTCATCATCCTGTTCGCGCTCGGCTTCCGCGCCTCGCTGTTCATCGGCATCGCGATTCCGGCGTCGTTCCTGGCCGGCGTGCTCGGCCTTCAGCTCGCTGGCCTGACCGTCAACATCGTCGTGCTGTTCTCGCTCATTCTGGCCGTGGGCATGCTGGTCGACGACGCCATCATCGTCTCCGAGTATGCCGAGCGGCGCATGTCGGAAGGCATGCCGCCGAAGGAGGCCTATGCCCAGGCGGCGGTGCGCATGTCCGGCCCGGTGATCGCGGCGACCGCGACGCGTGTCGCGGCCTTCTCGCCGCTGCTGTTCTGGCCCGGCATCGTCGGCGAGTTCATGAAATACATGCCGATCACCTTGATCGCGACCTTGTCGGCTTCGCTCGCCGTGGCGCTGTTCTTCACGCCGACCTTAGGCGCGCTGCTCGGCCGCGCCTCGCCGGTGCCGCATGACGATCGCGCCTCAGACAAGGGGCTCTACATGCGGACGGTGCGCTTTGCACTGCACCGGCCTGTCCTCATTCTCGGTCTCGCCGTCGGGCTGCTGGTCGTGGTGATCGGCGCTTACGGCAAGCTCGGTAATGGCGTCGAATTCTTCCCGAGTGTCGAGCCCGATTACGGCCAGGTCATCGTGCATGCGCGCGGCAACCTGTCTCTCGAGGAAAAAGACAAGACGCTGGCCCAGGTCGAGAAGACCGTGCTTGCGACCGACGGCCTTGCGACTGTCTATACGCGCGTCGGCGAGCAGCCGCGCGGCTCGAGCGAAATCACCGAGGACACGATCGGCGTCATCCAGTTCGAGTTCGCCGACTGGCAGAAGCGCCTGCCGGCCCACGCCATCATGGACCAGATCCGCGAGCGCACGCAGTCGATCCCCGGCGTCCTGATCGAGGTGACGGCGCCGCGCGCCGGCCCGCCGACCGGCAAGCCGATCCAGGTGCAGCTTGCCGCGCTCGATCCGGCCAAACTGCCCGCCGCCGCCAAGATGGTCGCCGAGGCGCTGTCGAAGATGCCGGAAGTCCGCGACCTCGACGATGGCCTGCCGCTGCCGGGCATCGACTGGAAGATCAATGTCAACAAGACCGAAGCGGCGAAGTACGGCGCCGGACTGACCGCCGTCGGCAACGCCGTGCAGCTCGTCACCAATGGCGTCAAGGTCACCGAATATCGGCCCTCCGACAATGACAAGGCGGTCGATATCATCGTCCGCTTCCCGGAAGACCGCCGCAGCCTCGATGAGATCGACGAACTGCGCGTGCAGACCCAGGCCGGCTATGTGCCGATCGGCAATTTCGTCGAGCGCGTGCCGGCGCAGCGGGTCGGCTACATCAACCGCGTCAATGCGAACCGCGTCATGACCGTCTCGTCGAACATCGCCGACGGCGTGCAGAACGCGGTGGTACAGAAGAAGATCATCGACACGCTCGGCAGCATGAAATTGGGCGACGGCGTCACCTTCAAGCTCAAGGGCGAGGACGAGGAGCGCGAGAAGGCCGGCGCCTTCCTCGGCAAGGCCTTCGGCACCGCGCTGTTCCTGATCTTCGCGATCCTCCTGGCGCAGTTCAACCGCTTCATCTCGGTCGGGTTGGTGCTGTCGGCCGTGGTCTTGTCGACTATCGGGGTGCTGCTTGGCCTGATGATCATGGGCCAGCCATTCGGTGTCGTTATGACCGGCATCGGCGTGATCGCCAACGCCGGTGTCATTGTGAATAACAATATCGTTTTGATCGATACGTACGACCGACTTCGCCGTGAAGGACAGAACGCCTACGAAGCCATCCTTGAGACCTGTCGTGAGCGTGCGCGACCGGTCGTGCTCACCGCGGTCACGGCGATCCTCGGCGTGCTGCCGATCGCCTTCGGCGTCAATCTCGAATTCGTCAATCGCGAAATCACGATCGGTGCGCCAGCGACGCAGTGGTGGATCAGCCTGTCCACGGCGATCGTGTTTGGTCTCGGCTTCGCGACGGTGTTGACGTTGATCGTGACGCCGGCGGCACTGATGGCCATCGCCAACCTCGCCGAAAAGCGGGACCGCTGGCGCGAGCGCCGCGCCGCGCGGCGGCTGGCGAAGCAGGGCATGCCGGCGGAGTAG
- a CDS encoding SH3 domain-containing protein — protein MPQNGTTAMRVFMAFAVALVLAAAAAPAVAKPAYVPSTVNLRSGPGTDKDILGKIPSGSLIDVGECTAGWCAVTWQDKNGYAIQTAIDFTGRVPPRRVSRPRYYVEEPPIYYEVPPPPVYYGPYYRRHYFGPYWGPRYRW, from the coding sequence ATGCCCCAGAACGGAACGACGGCAATGCGCGTCTTCATGGCTTTCGCGGTGGCCCTGGTGTTGGCAGCAGCAGCTGCTCCGGCGGTCGCCAAGCCGGCTTATGTACCCTCGACTGTCAATCTGCGGTCGGGGCCCGGCACTGACAAGGACATCCTCGGCAAGATCCCGAGCGGCAGCCTGATCGATGTCGGCGAATGCACCGCGGGCTGGTGTGCCGTGACCTGGCAGGACAAGAATGGCTATGCCATTCAGACCGCGATCGACTTCACCGGCCGCGTGCCGCCGCGGCGCGTGTCGCGGCCGCGTTATTATGTCGAGGAACCGCCGATCTATTACGAAGTGCCGCCGCCGCCCGTTTATTATGGGCCCTATTATCGGCGGCACTATTTCGGCCCCTATTGGGGACCGCGCTATCGCTGGTAA
- a CDS encoding efflux RND transporter periplasmic adaptor subunit has translation MMKASRIAAVGIVAAAVVWIASGHLFPHESAKGEAAVRPGEAKQQALFRVSVAPVKVEQHAPKLTLSGRTEADRKVAITARTGGTLVELRVKRGQHVEKDEIVAVLSDDARKAQVAQAEALVEQRKAELDAKRTLIQSGALPKLDMVNLESQHKAAEAALSAARAELERSVVRAPWAGVITDVPAEVGGAAFSMAGKEVATLVALDPMLAVVEVSERKLAGVKVGEAAQVKLITGQTVTGRVRYVAKSASATTRTYRVEVEMENAKGAIPDGITAEVAVSLQPEPAAQVPRSALTIASSGDIGVRIVDAEQKVQFVPVKIVEDLQDTMWLSGIPDGARVIVRGQDFVREGQKVEATEAPAETAAK, from the coding sequence ATGATGAAAGCCAGTCGTATCGCTGCCGTCGGCATCGTCGCCGCTGCGGTAGTCTGGATCGCATCGGGCCATCTTTTCCCGCACGAAAGTGCCAAGGGCGAAGCGGCCGTGCGTCCCGGCGAAGCCAAACAACAGGCGCTGTTCCGCGTTTCGGTCGCGCCGGTGAAGGTCGAACAGCACGCGCCGAAACTGACCTTGTCGGGCCGCACCGAAGCCGACCGCAAAGTCGCCATCACCGCGCGCACCGGCGGCACATTGGTGGAACTGCGCGTCAAGCGTGGCCAGCATGTCGAGAAGGACGAGATCGTCGCCGTGCTATCCGATGACGCGCGCAAGGCTCAAGTTGCGCAAGCCGAGGCGCTGGTCGAACAACGCAAGGCCGAGCTCGATGCCAAGCGGACATTGATCCAAAGCGGCGCGCTGCCCAAGCTCGACATGGTCAATCTGGAATCGCAGCATAAGGCGGCGGAAGCTGCGCTCAGCGCCGCGCGCGCCGAACTGGAGCGCAGTGTGGTGCGCGCACCCTGGGCCGGCGTGATTACCGATGTGCCGGCCGAAGTCGGCGGCGCCGCCTTCTCGATGGCCGGCAAGGAAGTCGCGACGTTGGTCGCACTCGATCCGATGTTGGCGGTGGTCGAGGTCTCCGAGCGCAAGCTTGCCGGCGTGAAGGTCGGAGAGGCAGCACAGGTCAAGCTGATTACCGGCCAGACCGTCACCGGTCGCGTGCGCTATGTCGCCAAGTCCGCCAGCGCTACGACGCGCACTTATCGCGTCGAGGTGGAGATGGAGAATGCCAAGGGCGCGATCCCCGATGGCATTACCGCGGAAGTCGCGGTGTCGCTGCAGCCGGAGCCGGCGGCCCAGGTGCCGCGCTCGGCTCTGACCATTGCCTCCTCCGGTGACATCGGCGTTCGTATCGTCGATGCCGAGCAGAAGGTGCAGTTCGTGCCGGTGAAGATCGTCGAGGATCTGCAGGACACGATGTGGCTGTCGGGCATCCCCGACGGCGCGCGCGTGATCGTGCGCGGTCAGGACTTCGTGCGCGAAGGGCAGAAGGTCGAGGCGACGGAAGCGCCGGCGGAAACAGCGGCGAAGTAG